A section of the Alphaproteobacteria bacterium genome encodes:
- a CDS encoding alpha/beta hydrolase, protein MRMRAPTLFLTLLLAACTPRQQVVGEREVAPRLDVDAVIAGDGARLPLHAWLPQGEPHGVLLGIHGFNDYGDSFAIPAARWTEQGYAVYAYDQRGFGAAPAPDTWPGVAALVDDLDEVTGAVAARHAGKSLTLVGVSMGGAVVMTALADSRVKAAQGAVLVGPAVWGRESMAWATQAALWLVAHTLPTLRVTGRGLDITPSDNVEMLRMLSADPLVIKRTRVDALWGVVNLMDSAFAAAPAITRPLLVLYGARDEIIPEAPTRDMLCRLNGHHRVAVYPEGYHMLLRDLQAGVVHDDITAWVAAPDARLPSGAHTDGWEC, encoded by the coding sequence CGCGAGGTGGCGCCGCGCCTCGATGTGGACGCGGTGATCGCCGGCGATGGCGCGCGCCTACCGCTACATGCCTGGCTGCCACAAGGCGAGCCGCACGGCGTGCTGCTCGGCATCCACGGCTTCAACGACTACGGCGACTCCTTTGCCATCCCCGCCGCCCGCTGGACCGAACAGGGCTATGCGGTCTATGCCTACGACCAGCGCGGCTTCGGTGCCGCGCCCGCACCCGACACCTGGCCCGGCGTAGCGGCGCTGGTCGACGACCTCGACGAGGTGACAGGTGCCGTGGCGGCGCGGCATGCCGGCAAGTCGCTGACGCTGGTCGGGGTCAGCATGGGCGGGGCAGTGGTGATGACCGCACTCGCAGACAGCCGGGTCAAGGCAGCGCAGGGCGCCGTGCTGGTCGGCCCGGCGGTATGGGGACGCGAGAGCATGGCTTGGGCAACACAGGCGGCGCTGTGGCTGGTCGCCCACACTTTGCCGACACTGCGCGTGACCGGGCGCGGGCTCGACATCACGCCGTCGGACAATGTCGAGATGCTGCGCATGCTCAGTGCCGACCCGCTGGTCATCAAGCGCACGCGGGTTGATGCGCTGTGGGGCGTGGTCAACTTGATGGACAGTGCGTTCGCGGCGGCGCCCGCCATCACGCGGCCGCTGCTAGTGCTCTACGGCGCGCGCGACGAGATTATTCCCGAGGCACCGACGCGCGACATGCTCTGCCGCCTCAACGGCCACCATCGCGTCGCCGTATACCCGGAAGGTTATCATATGCTGCTGCGCGACTTGCAGGCCGGCGTGGTGCATGATGACATTACCGCCTGGGTCGCGGCGCCGGATGCGAGGCTACCGTCGGGTGCTCATACCGACGGCTGGGAGTGCTGA